In Salmo salar chromosome ssa03, Ssal_v3.1, whole genome shotgun sequence, a single genomic region encodes these proteins:
- the LOC123741879 gene encoding zinc finger C2HC domain-containing protein 1B-like, whose amino-acid sequence MEEKKEDRQVVLKRRFGMSAANSKLKQCEHCGRCFDPSRLEKHSEICAKLSSKSSRRGVYDSTKHRLKGTELAGYVKRSVV is encoded by the exons ATGGAAGAGAAAAAGGAGGACAGACAG GTGGTGTTGAAACGTCGATTTGGGATGAGTGCAGCCAACTCCAAGCTGAAGCAGTGTGAGCACTGCGGCCGGTGCTTTGATCCTAGTCGCCTGGAGAAGCACAGCGAGATCTGTGCCAAGCTCTCCTCCAAGAGCTCTAGACGGGGGGTCTATGACTCCACCAAGCACCGGCTCAAAGGCACTGAACTGGCTGGCTACGTGAAGCGATCCGTGGTCTGA